The following is a genomic window from Pararhizobium capsulatum DSM 1112.
GCACTCAGCATTTCATCGACGGCGCTTACGTGCCCTCCGCCGATGGCCGCACCTTCCCGAGCGTTAATCCGGCGACCGGCGAGACCATCATCGACGTCGCCCGCGGTGGTGACGCCGAAATCAATCACGCCGTTGCGGTGGCCCGCAAGGCTTTCAAATCCGGCGCATGGTCGCGCATGGACCCGCGCGCGCGCATGGCCGTGCTTGAAAAGTTCTCGGCCCTTATCGAAGCCAATGCCGAGGAATTTGCCGTGCTGGACAGCCTCGACATGGGCAAGCCGGTGATGGACATGATGAACATCGACATCCCCGGCTCGGTCACCAGCCTGAAGTTCTTTGCCGAAACCATCGACAAGATCGAAGGCGCCGTCACCAACACAGCCGCCAATGCATTGCACTATATCCTGCGCCAGCCGCTCGGCGTCGTCGGCATCATCGTGCCATGGAACTATCCGCTGATGATGGCGGCGTGGAAGCTCGGCCCCGCGCTCGCAACCGGTAACTCCGTCGTGCTGAAACCGGCCGAACAATCGCCATTGTCGGCCAATCTCCTCGCCGAACTCTTCATTGAAGCGGGCGGTCCGGCCGGTGTGCTGAACGTCGTCCATGGTCTTGGCGAGGAAGTCGGCAAGGCGCTGGCGCTGCACAACGACGTCGACAAGATCGCCTTCACCGGCTCGACTGAAGTCGGCAAGCTGCTGATGATCTATGCCGGCCAATCCAACATGAAGCGGGTGACGACCGAATGCGGCGGCAAGACCCCGCAGATCATTCTCGGCGACTATGACGACCTCGATACCGCCGTCACCTATGCCGTCAACGGCATCTATGGCAACCAGGGCGAGGTCTGCAATGCCGGCTCCCGCATCCTCGTCGACAAGCGCATCCATGACGATTTCGTCGAGCGCTTTGCCGCCCGCACGAAGGAAAACTTCGTGCTCGGCGATCCGCTCAACCCGTCCACGACCATCGGTCCGCTTGTCACGTCGTCTCACCAGCAGCGCGTGCTGAGCTATATCGATATCGGCCGCAAGGAAGGCGCCTCGCTCAGGTTCGGCGGCGGCACATTCAGCTCCGCTCCGGCCGGCGCCTATGTCGAGCCGACCCTGTTCACCGGCGTCAACAACACGATGCAAATCGCCCGTGAAGAGATCTTCGGGCCGGTGGCCACCGTCATTCCGGTCAATGGTGTCGAAGATGCAATCGAGATCGCCAACGATTCAATCTACGGCCTCGCCGCCTCGATCTGGACCCGCGATATCTCGAAGGCCCACATTTTCGCCCGCGATATTGAAGCCGGCGTCGTCTGGGTCAACTGCTTCGACCACGGCGACATGACCTCGATCTGGGGCGGCTACAAGCAGACCGGCAACGGCCGCGACAAATGCCTGGAAGCGCTGACCCAATACACACAGACGAAATCCGTCTGGGTCAATCTGGGCTGAGCCCAGATACCTTGGCAATCCGTCCATCACCGAACGTCACCAGACATTCGGTGATGGAGAACATCGATCAGGCAGCCTGGGTCTTCCGAGCGCCCCGTGCCCATTCCGGCAACCATTCACCGTGAGCGGCGAGCAGGTCGTCGGTCAGCGACCAGATCTGGTCGAGATCGAGTTCGGCGGCCGTGTGAGGGTCCATCATCGCGGCGTGGTAGATGTGCTCGCGGTTTTCCGTCATCAGCGCCGCAACCGTCAGTTCCTGCACGTTGATGTTGGTGCGGATGAGGGCTGTCAGTTGCGGGGGCAGGTCGCCGATGAAGGTCGGCTGGATGCCGTTTTCATCGACGAGGCAAGGCACTTCGGCAGCGCAATTGTCCGGCAGCGAGGTGATGCAGCCATTATTGCGCAGATTGCCGTAGATGACCGAGGGTTCGCCGGTCCAGACCGAGTTCATGATCGAGGAGGCGTATTCCTTCGATTGCGAAACCTCGATCTTTTCGGCGGAACGGTAGGCGGCCGCCTGCCCCTTCCAGCGCTCCACCTGCTCGATGCAGCGCTTGGGGTATTCATCGAGCGGAATGCCGAATTTCTCGATCAGGTCCTCGCGGCCTTCCTTGATGAAATAGGGCGTGTATTCGGCGAAATGCTCGGAGCTTTCGGTGACGAAGTAGCCAAGGCGGGTCAGCATCTCGTAGCGCACCTTGTTGGGGCAACGCGGGTTCCATGTCGGCTTCGGCGCCCGGCCTTCGCGGTAGCCGCGCACGAGATCGGGGTAGAGATCGCGGTAGGAGCCGTCCGGCTGGCGATGCTCGAATTTCAGGTAGAAGGCCATGTGGTTGATGCCAGCCGAGCGGTAGCGGATTTCCTCGTAGGGGATATCGAGGTCGTGGGCGAGTTCCATCGCCGTACCCTGGACCGAATGGCAAAGGCCGACCTGCTTGATCTTGGGATATTTTTCCGCGATCGCCCAGGTGTTGATCGCCATCGGGTTGACGTATTGCAGCAGGATCGCCTCCGGGCAGACCTGCATCATGTCCTCGCAGATCCTCCACAGATGCGGCACGGTGCGAAGACCGCGCATGATGCCGCCGACGCCGAGCGTATCGGCGATCGTCTGGCGAAGGCCGTATTTCTTCGGCACTTCGAAATCGGTGACCGTGCAGGGCTCGTAGCCACCGATCTGGAAAGCAACGACGACGAAGTTTGCGCCTTCCAGCGCCTTGCGCTGGTTGGAATGCAGCTCGATCGTCGCCGTGGCACCCAGCGTCGAGATCAGCTTGCGGACGACGACTTCGCTCTCTTCCAGCCGCTGCGGATTGATGTCCATCAGGGCGATTTTTGCGCCCGACAGCGCCGGGCGCTGCAGCACGTCGCCGATGATGTTGTTCATAAACACGGTCGAGCCCGCGCCGATAAAGGTAATCTTGGGTTGTCTGGTCATGGGATATGCCTCTTGGATTATGCAGCTACTTCGAAGGCGGCGCGGACGAGCCGTTCGGTGTAGGCGGTCTTGGGATGGGTAAGGACGTCTTCGACGGGGCCTTCTTCAACGATCTTGCCGTGCTGCATCACCACCACCCGGTGGCAGAGCGCGCGCACGACCTTCAGATCGTGGGAGATGAAGAGGTAGCTCAGTCCTTTTTCGTCCTGCAGCTTGCGCAGCAGTTCGATGATCTGGGCCTGTACGGAGAGATCGAGCGCCGAAGTCGGCTCGTCGAGCAGGATGAACTCGGGCTCCAGTGCGACGGCGCGGGCGATGGCGATGCGCTGGCGCTGACCGCCGGAGAACTCATGTGGGAAGCGCGACAGGATATTGGTCGGCAGCCCGGCGCTGGCCAGCGCCTCGCGGACCCGGTCGAGCCGCTCGTTTCGGTTCGCACCGAGCTTGTTGACGATCAGCCCCTCCTCGATGATCTGGCCGACCGACATGCGCGGATTGAGCGACGAGAACGGGTCCTGGAAGACGATCTGCATGCGTGAGCGCAATGGCCGCATCTCTTCGCGGGTCTTCTTCTCGATCGACTGGCCATCGAACAGGATCTCGCCGCCATCGGCGCGCAGAAGCTTGACCAGCGCCTGCCCGAACGTCGTCTTGCCGGAGCCGGATTCGCCGACGAGGCCGAGCGTTTCATGACGATGCAGCTTAATCGACAGGCTGTCGACCGCCACCAGCTCCTTCAGCTGCGGCTTGAAGAAGCCGCCATGCTTGAGCATGAACGACACCTTGACATCGCGGCCTTCGAGAATGGCCGCAGAGTCCACCGGCATGGGATTGGCGATCCCTTTGGGTTCGGACGACAGCAGGTGGCGCGTATAGGCATGCTGCGGATTGGTAAACAGCGCCGACGTCGTGTTGTGCTCCTTTACCTCGCCGTTCTGCATCACATAGACGTAATCGGAGAATTGCCGCACCACCGTCAGGTCATGGGTGATCAGGATCACCGCCATGCCCAACGTCTTCTGCAGATCGCGGATCAGGTTGAGGATCTGCGCCTGCACGGTCACATCGAGCGCCGTCGTCGGCTCATCGGCGATCAGTACATCGGGGCTGTTGGCGAGCGCCATGGCGATCATGATGCGCTGGCGCTGGCCGCCGGAAAGCTGGTGCGGATACTGGTTGAGACGGGCTTCGGGGTCGGGAATCTGCACCTGACGCAGAAGCTCCAGAGTGCGCTGCGTCGCCTGCGCGCGGCTCATCTTCTGGTGCACACGGATCGCCTCGATGATCTGGGCACCGATCGTATAGACCGGGTTCAGCGAGCTCATCGGCTCCTGAAAGATCATCGAGATCCGGTTGCCGCGCAGCGCCCTGCGCTGGCGGTCGGAGAACTTCAGTACGTTCTTGCCGTCATATTCGATGGTGGACCGATCAGCCACCTTGGCACGCTTGGTGAGCAGGCCCATGACGGTGCGGGCCGTCACCGATTTTCCCGAACCGGATTCGCCGACCACGGCAATCGTCTCGCCGCGATAGAGCTGGAAGGAAACGTCCTTGACCGCATCCACAATGCCGTTCTCCACCTTGAAGGTCACGGCGACGTTGCGGGCGTCGATGATCGGC
Proteins encoded in this region:
- a CDS encoding ABC transporter ATP-binding protein, whose amino-acid sequence is MALPELNTLAPQQRHDHAAAIGKPIIDARNVAVTFKVENGIVDAVKDVSFQLYRGETIAVVGESGSGKSVTARTVMGLLTKRAKVADRSTIEYDGKNVLKFSDRQRRALRGNRISMIFQEPMSSLNPVYTIGAQIIEAIRVHQKMSRAQATQRTLELLRQVQIPDPEARLNQYPHQLSGGQRQRIMIAMALANSPDVLIADEPTTALDVTVQAQILNLIRDLQKTLGMAVILITHDLTVVRQFSDYVYVMQNGEVKEHNTTSALFTNPQHAYTRHLLSSEPKGIANPMPVDSAAILEGRDVKVSFMLKHGGFFKPQLKELVAVDSLSIKLHRHETLGLVGESGSGKTTFGQALVKLLRADGGEILFDGQSIEKKTREEMRPLRSRMQIVFQDPFSSLNPRMSVGQIIEEGLIVNKLGANRNERLDRVREALASAGLPTNILSRFPHEFSGGQRQRIAIARAVALEPEFILLDEPTSALDLSVQAQIIELLRKLQDEKGLSYLFISHDLKVVRALCHRVVVMQHGKIVEEGPVEDVLTHPKTAYTERLVRAAFEVAA
- a CDS encoding alpha-glucosidase/alpha-galactosidase; the encoded protein is MTRQPKITFIGAGSTVFMNNIIGDVLQRPALSGAKIALMDINPQRLEESEVVVRKLISTLGATATIELHSNQRKALEGANFVVVAFQIGGYEPCTVTDFEVPKKYGLRQTIADTLGVGGIMRGLRTVPHLWRICEDMMQVCPEAILLQYVNPMAINTWAIAEKYPKIKQVGLCHSVQGTAMELAHDLDIPYEEIRYRSAGINHMAFYLKFEHRQPDGSYRDLYPDLVRGYREGRAPKPTWNPRCPNKVRYEMLTRLGYFVTESSEHFAEYTPYFIKEGREDLIEKFGIPLDEYPKRCIEQVERWKGQAAAYRSAEKIEVSQSKEYASSIMNSVWTGEPSVIYGNLRNNGCITSLPDNCAAEVPCLVDENGIQPTFIGDLPPQLTALIRTNINVQELTVAALMTENREHIYHAAMMDPHTAAELDLDQIWSLTDDLLAAHGEWLPEWARGARKTQAA
- a CDS encoding aldehyde dehydrogenase, producing MDASTYTHDFWRGKASGLKFRTQHFIDGAYVPSADGRTFPSVNPATGETIIDVARGGDAEINHAVAVARKAFKSGAWSRMDPRARMAVLEKFSALIEANAEEFAVLDSLDMGKPVMDMMNIDIPGSVTSLKFFAETIDKIEGAVTNTAANALHYILRQPLGVVGIIVPWNYPLMMAAWKLGPALATGNSVVLKPAEQSPLSANLLAELFIEAGGPAGVLNVVHGLGEEVGKALALHNDVDKIAFTGSTEVGKLLMIYAGQSNMKRVTTECGGKTPQIILGDYDDLDTAVTYAVNGIYGNQGEVCNAGSRILVDKRIHDDFVERFAARTKENFVLGDPLNPSTTIGPLVTSSHQQRVLSYIDIGRKEGASLRFGGGTFSSAPAGAYVEPTLFTGVNNTMQIAREEIFGPVATVIPVNGVEDAIEIANDSIYGLAASIWTRDISKAHIFARDIEAGVVWVNCFDHGDMTSIWGGYKQTGNGRDKCLEALTQYTQTKSVWVNLG